A stretch of DNA from candidate division KSB1 bacterium:
CATTTGTTGCCGGGTCAAAATGCCAGTGCCCTTTGTATCTCGGCTGCCCGGCTTGGTGAATCCACTGTTGAAAAAACCAGGTTAAATCCTCGGAAGCTGCTTTCTCCATGACTTGCTGAAAGTCCTTCGTCAACGCGTTTTTGTCCCTGTATTTGCCATAGAAATTTCGAATGCCTTGCCAAAAAGCATCCTCTCCAATCACGCCGCGAAGCATGTGAAGCACCCAGGCGCCTTTAGGATAGGTATTAGCATTGAGCAAATTGTTCAAATCAGTAATTGTACTATCAACGATTGGCGACTCGGGATGTCGTTGATAAAATTTCAGGACGCGCTCGCGGCCCCGTTTCAAATCTTCAACCAGGCGTTCGCGGCCATAAGTAAACTCGTCAAACACCCAGGAAAAATAGGTTGCAAAACCCTCGCTTAACCAGATATGGTGCCAATCGGCTTCGGTCACGGAATCGCCAAACCACTGGTGGGCAATTTCATGAGCGATGAGACTTTCGTTGTCGCGTTTGCCGGTGATTCTCTTTTCATTATAAAAAATTGCGCCGGCGTTTTCCATGCCGCCGTATTTTGTCCTTGACTGAACATTGGCAAGTTTATCGTATGGGAAGGGACCGATCCGGTTAGCGAGTAATTCTACAACTCGAACTGCCTGGGCAAAATCATGGAAGCCGGCTTCGCGGTTTTGGGCGTATACCCAACTTTGAATCTCTTTGCCATTATGTACACCTGCGGTCTCAACTGCAAAATGTGCGACGCCGATAACCATGACTTTGGTGGGCATGGGAATCTGAGTTCGCCAATGAGTTCTCCTACGATTTTCCGGTAAATCAGCAATTCCTTGCAGCAGACCATTTGAAACAACCTGATAATGTTCCGGAGCTTCGACAATAAATTCACAGGTCGCTTTGTCATAAGGATGGTCGATAGTCGGCAGCCAGTGACGGGCGCGGTTCGGCCAGTTATCGCCGAAAAATGTGCGCTCGCCAAACATATTTTTTGAGATAATCAAACCATCTGCCGGAATGCCGTGATAAGACACCGCGTAGGTGCGTCGTTCGTTTGCCCGCGAAGGAGAGCGTAATTGAAAATGAATACGATAGTTTTTATGAGAAAAAGCGACCGCTTGCTCATTTTGAGTAATCCCTGTTACGGTCATGCCATTTGTCGAATCCGGGTGCAGCTGACCAATCAAATCCAGGGCAAACTCTGAAACGTCGTCAACTTTAAATTGGATCTCAATTTCAGCATGCCCGCGAATTTCATCGGTTTCATCGCTCAGGGTCAACTGGAATTTATAATGAAGTACGTCTATATTTGGGTTGCGTGGATAGGAATCTGCAAACACAAAGGAGCAGCTTAAGATTAGAACAAAGAGTAAAAGAATCCAGGGTTTCATAAAGTTATTTCCTTTGTAAAAATACAATGCAGACGAAATGTTTTAATAATTAAAGAAAATATGCCTGACTGTCAAGAATTAACAGTTACTGGACTTGGTTTTCTAATTTTTTT
This window harbors:
- a CDS encoding M1 family metallopeptidase; this encodes MKPWILLLFVLILSCSFVFADSYPRNPNIDVLHYKFQLTLSDETDEIRGHAEIEIQFKVDDVSEFALDLIGQLHPDSTNGMTVTGITQNEQAVAFSHKNYRIHFQLRSPSRANERRTYAVSYHGIPADGLIISKNMFGERTFFGDNWPNRARHWLPTIDHPYDKATCEFIVEAPEHYQVVSNGLLQGIADLPENRRRTHWRTQIPMPTKVMVIGVAHFAVETAGVHNGKEIQSWVYAQNREAGFHDFAQAVRVVELLANRIGPFPYDKLANVQSRTKYGGMENAGAIFYNEKRITGKRDNESLIAHEIAHQWFGDSVTEADWHHIWLSEGFATYFSWVFDEFTYGRERLVEDLKRGRERVLKFYQRHPESPIVDSTITDLNNLLNANTYPKGAWVLHMLRGVIGEDAFWQGIRNFYGKYRDKNALTKDFQQVMEKAASEDLTWFFQQWIHQAGQPRYKGHWHFDPATNELEIQINQVQKEFFTMPLQVGIYLNKAKPPQIETLKIVQKENRI